The genomic DNA AGGGCAAATCGCCCTTCCGTCAGCAAGGTTAAGGCCGTTTGATAAGGGGTAGCCCCCAGAGAAAGGGCTTCACGAGACACACGGGGGTCTAAGCTGGAAAGGGCTGAAATGCTTAAAGAGGTGATAATGGGGGTGGTCAGGATAAATTGACCGATAATCATGGCCGTCTGGGTATAGAGCAAACCGAGGGAACCCAGAGGCCCTTTCCGGGAAAGAAAGGAGTAACATAGCAACCCCACCACCACTGTAGGTAGGGCCATTAAGGTGTTGAAGGTAGTCAGCACCGCCTTCTTTCCCCAAAAGTTGTGGGCCGCAATGAGAACCCCAAGTAACACGCCGGCCAGGCTCGAAATGGTGGTAGAGATGGTCGCCACCTTAAGA from bacterium includes the following:
- a CDS encoding ABC transporter permease; the encoded protein is MSYLTEGLVEALDLILSFDREVMEISFVSLKVATISTTISSLAGVLLGVLIAAHNFWGKKAVLTTFNTLMALPTVVVGLLCYSFLSRKGPLGSLGLLYTQTAMIIGQFILTTPIITSLSISALSSLDPRVSREALSLGATPYQTALTLLTEGRFALASAIMAGFGRVFAEVGISMMLGGNIKGYTRNITTSIALETSKGEFALGLALGMILLSVAFGLNILFHYLQAQKD